In Cyanobacterium stanieri LEGE 03274, one genomic interval encodes:
- a CDS encoding diguanylate cyclase domain-containing protein — protein MKKSIIILDDLEEQISFFRELITQSNHSFIDVNNESDLLDLVQLQDPDLILISSTITDLNCYLVCKKIKLLDKGKNIPIIIINRDDRYFNIEQNFDAGADDYINYPFIKREVIHRLNQQLLIKDLKDNLRETTNRLHKIIPHYQRLQEIVEKHHLTIQRNSHEGQLNLIPHRKYFEEMLQKEWLRASRQRTSFSDTEGTNISVILAKINDFQSYKKNHEKEIIDSCLRIITEDVKDTAKRAGDLVAEFDQDTFAVLLPSTDAMGAERVAQVIGEHIMALQIPHHFSSISEYITFSFGLATGIPTQAIHSSTLIDVAQDCLQRAIASRKANAIVMDQF, from the coding sequence ATGAAGAAAAGTATAATTATCTTAGATGATTTAGAGGAGCAAATAAGTTTTTTTAGAGAACTAATCACCCAGTCAAATCATTCTTTTATCGATGTTAACAACGAGTCTGACTTACTAGATTTAGTCCAACTACAAGATCCTGATCTAATCCTAATTAGTAGCACCATAACAGATCTTAACTGCTATCTCGTTTGTAAAAAAATTAAACTCTTAGATAAGGGTAAAAACATCCCCATTATCATTATCAATCGAGATGATCGTTATTTTAATATTGAACAAAACTTTGACGCAGGGGCGGACGACTATATTAATTATCCCTTCATAAAAAGAGAAGTTATTCATCGTCTCAATCAACAACTACTTATTAAAGACCTAAAAGATAATTTACGAGAAACGACCAATCGGTTACATAAAATTATCCCTCACTATCAACGATTACAAGAAATAGTCGAAAAACATCATTTAACTATTCAAAGAAATTCCCATGAAGGACAGTTAAATCTTATTCCCCATCGTAAATATTTTGAAGAAATGTTACAAAAAGAATGGTTAAGGGCTTCTCGACAAAGAACCTCTTTTTCTGACACAGAAGGAACAAATATTTCGGTTATCTTAGCAAAAATTAATGACTTTCAGTCCTATAAAAAGAACCATGAAAAAGAAATTATTGATAGTTGTCTCCGTATAATTACTGAAGATGTTAAAGATACTGCCAAAAGAGCAGGGGATTTAGTGGCAGAATTTGATCAAGATACTTTCGCTGTACTATTACCTAGTACCGATGCCATGGGTGCAGAAAGGGTTGCCCAAGTAATCGGGGAACATATTATGGCTCTCCAGATTCCCCATCATTTCTCCTCTATTAGTGAATATATTACCTTTAGTTTTGGTTTAGCCACGGGCATTCCTACCCAGGCCATTCATTCTAGCACTTTAATCGATGTGGCTCAGGATTGTTTGCAAAGGGCGATCGCCTCCAGGAAAGCCAATGCCATTGTCATGGATCAATTTTAA
- a CDS encoding DUF7305 domain-containing protein, whose amino-acid sequence MSHKNKTSKQDSFGANFKFNLLSVLQNSSQKGSTLAVGVGLGALMIAGTTMAIATSSQNKTNVVAQEQTAQAVAQAEAGIATVQAMLVENPTLALFSKEDWEDLATGQTTIDQLNQRLAERFASDSNTAKNIGRYNLIVSDVSIWDLDTNGNSVMAKLPNSFLIAGPPAGKGNNKNKEEPSNNNTQQPSESSTTGASCTPLGQNNTDSENSIPQLTEDDLSTITALISVPNSESEEGIESEQSNEKQFELISYQFDDSEETGTLTVEGKSKDSKARIQVKFAVIPPEPGQVNLGGFPSSELPDAPGLWAQNFSVSGGGNQTINSDILDSSDCVNGVPWTKPPSGAFKHNGDHVEFNKLFPPLPLALNNQDKFDIPDSLDTITSGKCTLNPTGSSSYEYTGGCGSSISVDVSGNKTVTIYSDVAVPTIQATGMNDNPGRVIVYSNDGLNFGGSSTLSNADQWKHIQYYVASGDVLTRGNLTSSGFIFAPKSEFRINGGGNGTHTGPIWAETINVRGGGNSTMNPSLVAENFEYLELFKTDPTSVRIGSIQGYERVEASNN is encoded by the coding sequence ATGTCACACAAAAATAAAACATCAAAACAAGATAGCTTCGGAGCAAACTTCAAGTTTAACCTCCTTTCTGTGTTACAAAATAGCTCTCAAAAAGGCTCTACCCTTGCAGTAGGTGTTGGGCTAGGGGCGCTGATGATTGCAGGGACAACCATGGCGATCGCCACTTCTAGCCAGAATAAAACTAATGTGGTAGCTCAAGAGCAAACGGCACAAGCAGTTGCTCAAGCAGAAGCAGGAATAGCTACAGTTCAAGCAATGTTGGTAGAGAATCCAACTCTAGCACTTTTTAGTAAAGAAGATTGGGAAGATTTAGCCACAGGGCAGACTACCATAGATCAATTAAATCAAAGATTAGCAGAAAGATTTGCATCTGATAGTAACACAGCAAAAAATATAGGTCGTTACAATCTGATTGTTAGTGATGTATCTATATGGGACTTAGATACCAACGGCAATAGTGTAATGGCAAAACTACCCAATAGTTTTTTAATAGCTGGACCTCCTGCGGGTAAAGGAAATAATAAAAACAAGGAAGAACCTTCCAATAACAACACTCAACAACCTTCTGAATCCAGTACAACAGGGGCTTCCTGTACCCCCTTAGGACAGAATAATACAGACAGTGAAAACTCTATTCCACAACTAACAGAAGATGATCTATCAACAATTACAGCATTGATTTCTGTGCCGAATTCAGAGTCTGAAGAAGGTATTGAGTCTGAACAATCAAACGAAAAACAATTTGAATTAATTAGTTATCAGTTTGATGATAGCGAAGAAACAGGGACCTTAACTGTTGAAGGAAAATCAAAAGACTCTAAAGCTAGAATACAAGTTAAGTTTGCCGTCATACCACCAGAGCCTGGACAAGTAAATCTTGGAGGATTTCCCTCAAGCGAACTTCCTGACGCACCTGGCCTTTGGGCTCAAAACTTTAGCGTCAGCGGAGGTGGTAATCAAACTATTAACTCAGATATTCTTGATTCTTCTGATTGTGTTAATGGTGTTCCTTGGACTAAACCCCCAAGCGGAGCATTTAAGCATAATGGAGATCATGTAGAATTTAATAAACTTTTCCCTCCTTTACCATTAGCACTAAATAACCAAGATAAATTTGATATTCCTGATAGTTTAGATACTATCACAAGTGGAAAGTGTACATTAAATCCCACAGGTTCATCTTCCTATGAATATACTGGCGGTTGTGGTTCTTCCATTTCAGTAGATGTGAGTGGGAATAAAACCGTTACTATTTATTCTGATGTAGCAGTTCCCACAATTCAAGCAACGGGTATGAATGATAATCCAGGTAGGGTAATTGTTTATAGTAATGATGGTTTAAATTTTGGAGGAAGTTCTACCCTATCCAATGCTGATCAATGGAAACATATTCAATACTATGTCGCATCTGGAGATGTTTTAACAAGAGGTAATTTAACTTCATCTGGTTTCATTTTTGCCCCCAAGTCTGAGTTTAGAATTAACGGTGGTGGCAACGGAACTCATACAGGACCTATTTGGGCTGAAACGATTAACGTTCGTGGTGGCGGTAATAGTACGATGAATCCTTCTTTAGTTGCCGAAAACTTTGAATATTTAGAACTTTTCAAAACAGATCCTACCTCTGTTCGTATTGGCTCTATTCAAGGATATGAAAGAGTAGAAGCATCCAATAATTAA